From Mustela nigripes isolate SB6536 chromosome 13, MUSNIG.SB6536, whole genome shotgun sequence, one genomic window encodes:
- the SLC22A17 gene encoding solute carrier family 22 member 17, translated as MGSSLSLAVPPGPLSFEALLAQVGALGGGQQLQLGLCCLPVLFVALGMASDPIFTLAPPLHCHYGGFAPNASGWEQPPNASGVSVASAALAASAASRVATSTDPSCSGFAPPDFNHCLKDWDYNGLPVLTTNAIGQWDLVCDLGWQVILEQILFILGFASGYLFLGYPADRFGRRGIVLLTLGLVGPCGVGGAAAGSSTGVMALRFLLGFLLAGVDLGVYLMRLELCDPTQRLRVALAGELVGVGGHFLFLGLALVSKDWRFLQRMITAPCILFLFYGWPGLFLESARWLIVKRQIEEAQSVLRILAERNRPHGQMLGEEAQEALQDLENTCPLPATSSFSFASLLNYRNIWKNLLILGFTNFIAHAIRHCYQPVGGGGSPSDFYLCSLLASGTAALACVFLGVTVDRFGRRGILLLSMTLTGIASLVLLGLWDYLNEAAITTFSVLGLFSSQAAAILSTLLAAEVIPTTVRGRGLGLIMALGALGGLSGPAQRLHMGHGAFLQHVVLAACALLCILSIMLLPETKRKLLPEVLRDGELCRRPSLLRQPPPNRCDHVPLLATPNPAL; from the exons ATGGGCAGCAGCCTGTCGCTGGCCGTGCCCCCCGGCCCCCTCAGCTTTGAAGCGCTGCTCGCCCAGGTGGGGGCGCTGGGCGGCGGCCAGCAGCTGCAGCTTGGCCTCTGCTGCCTGCCCGTGCTCTTCGTGGCGCTGGGCATGGCCTCGGACCCCATCTTTACCCTGGCACCCCCACTGCATTGCCACTATGGGGGCTTTGCCCCCAACGCGTCTGGCTGGGAGCAGCCCCCCAACGCTAGCGGCGTCAGCGTCGCCAGCGCAGCCCTAGCAGCCAGCGCCGCTAGCCGCGTCGCCACCAGTACGGACCCCTCGTGCAGCGGCTTTGCCCCGCCGGACTTCAACCATTGTCTCAAGGACTGGGACTATAATGGGTTGCCGGTGCTCACCACCAACGCCATCGGCCAG TGGGATCTAGTGTGTGACCTGGGCTGGCAGGTGATCCTGGAGCAGATCCTCTTCATCTTGGGCTTTGCCTCTGGCTACCTGTTCCTGGGCTACCCGGCGGACAG GTTTGGACGTCGAGGGATTGTGCTGCTGACCTTGGGGCTGGTGGGCCCCTGTGGAGTGGGAGGGGCTGCTGCAGGCTCCTCCACAGGTGTCATGGCCCTCCGATTCCTCCTGGGCTTTCTGCTTGCCGGAGTTGACCTTGGTGTCTACCTGATGC GCCTGGAGCTGTGCGACCCAACCCAGAGGCTTCGGGTGGCCCTGGCAGgggagttggtgggggtgggggggcacttCCTGTTCCTGGGCCTGGCCCTTGTCTCTAAGGACTGGCGATTTCTGCAACGAATGATCACCGCTCCTTGCATCCTCTTCCTGTTTTATGG CTGGCCTGGTCTGTTTCTGGAGTCTGCAAGGTGGCTAATAGTGAAGCGACAGATTGAGGAGGCCCAATCCGTGCTGAGGATCCTGGCTGAGCGGAACCGGCCCCATGGGCAGATGCTGGGAGAAGAGGCCCAGGAGGCCCTGCAGG accTGGAGAACACTTGCCCTCTCCCTGCaacatcttccttttccttcgCTTCCCTCCTCAACTACCGCAACATCTGGAAAAATCTGCTTATCCTGGGCTTCACCAA CTTTATTGCCCACGCCATTCGCCACTGCTACCAgcctgtgggaggaggagggagcccatCTGACTTCTACCTGTGCTCCCTGCTAGCCAGTGGCACAGCAGCCCTGGCCTGCGTCTTCCTGGGAGTCACCGTGGATCGATTCGGCCGCCGGGGCATCCTGCTACTCTCAATGACCCTCACTGGCATTGCATCCCTGGTCCTGCTGGGCCTGTGGGATT ATCTAAACGAGGCTGCCATCACCACCTTCTCTGTCCTTGGTCTCTTCTCTTCCCAAGCTGCTGCCATCCTCAGTACTCTCCTCGCTGCTGAAGTCATCCCTACCACTGTCCG gGGCCGAGGCCTGGGCCTGATCATGGCACTGGGGGCTCTGGGAGGGCTGAGTGGCCCAGCTCAGCGCCTCCACATGGGCCATGGAGCCTTCCTGCAGCACGTGGTGCTGGCAGCCTGTGCCCTCCTCTGCATCCTCAGCATCATGCTTCTGCCGGAGACCAAGCGCAAGCTCCTGCCCGAGGTGCTCCGGGATGGGGAGCTGTGCCGCCGGCCTTCCCTGCTGCGGCAGCCACCCCCTAACCGCTGTGACCATGTCCCACTGCTTgccacccccaaccctgccctctGA